One Triticum dicoccoides isolate Atlit2015 ecotype Zavitan chromosome 5B, WEW_v2.0, whole genome shotgun sequence genomic window carries:
- the LOC119311126 gene encoding uncharacterized protein LOC119311126 gives MTFEDMEAPNLCRPPIGDASNGAPLGDISNVDHHSRMTPVPMPASHDLTPYGSHCQRVNLASNTNIARKKKRSMRKMPIDAILAASPLSINSPNGVQELSQTATSDLNMPDTVHDDGEHNRNSSIEKGAF, from the exons ATGACGTTTGAAGATATGGAGGCGCCAAATCTGTGCCGACCCCCTATTGGTGATGCCTCTAATGGAGCCCCTCTTGGTGACATCTCTAATGTTGATCATCATTCCCGAATGACTCCAGTGCCAATGCCAG CCTCACACGACCTTACCCCTTATGGATCTCACTGCCAAAGGGTAAATCTTGCTAGCAATACCAACATAGCAAGGAAAAAGAAACGATCAATGCGAAAAATGCCAATTGATGCCATCTTAGCGGCATCTCCACTATCAATCAACTCCCCAAATGGAGTACAG GAACTATCGCAGACTGCGACATCTGACCTTAACATGCCAGATACGGTTCATGATGATGGAGAACATAACAGGAACTCATCAATAGAAAAAGGGGCATTCTAA